The sequence below is a genomic window from Lolium perenne isolate Kyuss_39 chromosome 7, Kyuss_2.0, whole genome shotgun sequence.
TGTCTCCGGTGGCCGTTGGCGCCATGGCTAAGATGGTATGATCCTGTGAGCCCAGATCGAGGACGGTGCCTCTAGCTCTAGGTTTGTCAAGACCTGTTGGGCTGACATGTTCGGAGCAGGCTTGGTCGATGAAGAGTCTATTAGGGTTGTCGTTCCGATGTGCATGCTTCTAGATGGAGGTCTCGTGTGGAAGATCGAGGTAAAAAACTTGTTTTTGGCGAATGGTTGTAGCGTTTTGAAGGCATCATCGAGGCGAATCCCTCACCTATGGAAAAAAATCCTAGATTAGTGCATCAGATTATGGCGGCGCTCGTATGTCGCCCCTCCGTTGGAAACATCATCCTGGAGTTGCGCATCAGTTGGTGGATCCGGTGCATGGACTCGGTGGTGCATGCACGGTTCCCCCTGATGGCTAGCAAAGCCACGATGGTTACGAGTGATAGTTTGGTTGTGACAAGACCTTGTTAGTATGCTTCTTGTTTTGTTGTGTTCTGCTCTCGTCTTCCTATTGAACTTCCCCTTATACGAACTCAAATCTGATGGCGTCTCTCGAGCAGCAATGATGACCTACGTGAGGCTACTAGTCATGAAAATCTTCATCGCGGCACTGATCATAACGCCCCTTTTCTCCTCGGATCTCTCTTCGGGACCAAACCGACCATGGGTCGTGCCGTCCTGCGTAGGCTTCACGCGGCCGCTATAGTGAGATCTTCTCAAGTGGTCGTTTCTTTGGTGAAATCGGCATCTCTGGCTCATGGAAGAGTGATAATGATGACGCTGGTGAACAAACTCGACGAGTCTCACTCCAACAGAAAAACGGTATAGATCAATGTCATTCTCTAGAACGGTGTGTTACACATTGCACACTCAGCACCGGTAATCACACTATTTCCTCCGCGAGATTCACAATCGAGGCGGCTTCGACCGACTCACCGACGCTCCGGGAGCACGAGGCGGCGCTGTGCATGCATGCAGCTGGCGGCCATGGAATTGACATGTTCCGGCGAGGTGAAGTCGGACTGATGGAGCTGATCGATCGAGCGGCTCTGTATTAAACCTGTATCCGCCGTCACATACCGGCCGTCAATCCATCCATCATGCCCTGGGATCCAGCAGGAGACGTCCACATCTCGTCGGGCCATCCATCACATAAAATATTGCCACTACTCGTCTTAGCACTGGCACATTGCAGCAGGGAGAGAGGGGTATGGGCAGTGTGGGGAAGTGACGGTTGGAACGGACGGATGGATGGGCCGGGTGGACTTTTTACTCATCGGGGTACGGAACACTCATATTTCTTCTCCATTACATGTACACACGGGTCTCCATAATCTACATGGCGTTGCCACTTGGCCAGTTGCAAGGATATCATCATCTACTTAGGTACTACTGTCTTCATCGGCGCTGTTCAAGTTCAGTAATACGCGCAGCAGCTTAATTAGGTTTCCATGGTTACATGTTTTGTCTGCATTCATGCTTGTGGTGTATCGGGATTATTTCTACTGTCCACCTTGGGGTAGAAAGCAATCCACCTTGGAGTAATTTGGACAATGAAAGGAAAAGCTATTATGGTGAAACAAATGTGATATATCATCTGTACATTGGTACTCCCACGTAGTTTCTGGAAAAGTATGACCATATGATCatcaaaatataaataatatgccACAAAAGTTATATCATTGAAAACAACTATGCAACCTAAATCCGATGATATCTTATTCGTGACATATAGTTCATATTTTTTGGCCAAATTTATGATCAACCTTTTGTTGGTATTGGTAATTCTCAATCGATCCCTAAATCACAGAATTGCATTGTGATTCGTGCTAGCATGAGTTGCAACTATGCTTGCAACTGAGATTTATCTAGTTGTGCATGAGGTTGCAACTAAGAAAAAACGCCAGAGGTCGAGTGCTCTCCTCCCCGCGAAATTTCCTCTTTACCAATTTTTACTCTCGTTTTGCTATGAAAAAGGTGACGGAACTGTGATTTGCAGACCGTGACATGTTGCTATTCAACGAATGATCTTACCGCGCTGCTTCATAACCCGTGGTGCTAGTTTACTGTACACATATCTTTGTTTCGTGCTTGAATATTTCAAATTtcgattttgtttgaataaactcgaaCGGAAAAATCCTAAGATTTTACTCTAACCGGATTTTTTTCACCAAGAAAAAATTGCACTAAATAGCTTAATTTCACCCGGCTGGGAATTAGTCACATGATTAAACCGGTACGGAGGTATTAGTACACACCCATATGGTGACTAATCAAAAAAAATTGATGCTCAAATGTGAGAACACGGTTAGACCAAACATCTATATTTTCAATTATCTTTCTATGATATCGTAGTCGATGCTTTTCGCCATTCGGTCAACATACTTCATAATCCACGAACAACAACTTTTCCCTCCAAACTATGTTTGATTTCCTCCAAATTGTGTTCTCTAGCACCGTTGTGGTTTTAGTACTTTCTAAGCTTGGAGAGGCGGTCGGAGATGGGAAGTGGATCAATGTGTGATTTGTGAACGTAGTGCGATATGGGATCTCTAGTATTGAAGAGGCCTATTGGCGAGGAGCATCCAAGGAGCCAAGGAAAAGAGAGCTAGTGTAAGGAGGCGGCCTTTTTGGATCACGGGATTGAGAAACGGACATATAGATAAACACAAAAAAAATGACATGAATGGAATTGCAAAAAAAATGGAGGGATGGTGTTTTTGATAGGAAATACACAGGAAAAGTGCATCGATTGTATCCGACGCAAATGCAATTTAAGACAAATAGTGGAATTCCTGTAGAGTTGGTGTATGGATGCAACCCTTGATAATCTTGGTGGTGCCATTCATTTGGTCAAAAGGATTTTCATACAAAATGTCTATGAATTGGAATTAGTGCAGTGAAATATATACTATGAAAGATTCTTCAGCTAGTAAGGGCGTGAAAGTTTCGGGTTTTAGCGACGACGTAGAAGATGGCAGACACATCAAGCACATACCTAGGACTTTAGGAGGCGGTGACCCAAATAATAAGGCACAACTATATGCATAGCCAACGTCGATTAGCGCCCTGTGCTGCAAGAATATATGCACTATCTACAAACAAGAGTGTATGCGTACATACGATTGCTAAGTTGTAATCATGTACTATTAATGCGGTACTTATTTGTGTGCCCAACTACAAtttttcttttaatttatttcAGATATGAAAAATATGAATTTTGAGCTCCAGTGTGTACAAATATGCTTCATATTTAATGTGGTGATGTGGGCTTTCTTTACTAATTTACTCACTATTTTATGTCTGCCAAGTCTTTCTGCTCTAAACAAAATCCACTACCATCAGGAAGCTTAAATATGTTGGTGCAATTTTATCCATGTAAATTTAGTACTCCATCAATTTTCAGTAGATCATAGTACATCTTCTAAAACGCAATCAATTTCTGAAGTGAGCATAAATTGACAATGCCATCTATCCATGACAACCAGCTAGCACTAAGGAACAACATTACTTTTTCAAGCGGAAAACAGTGGGCAAGGGTATGCGAAGTATGCATGCCAAATGAACCAGAATGATACAAATACAATACATTGATTTCAACAAATTAAGGTTCTGATACACTAGCACTGGTACACATGATCGATCTACTGATACACAATACGAACTGACAGCATTACAGAAACTAGGCATAGTCTGATCCAGTGATACACCATACGACAAGCTAATAATTAACCCACAAATTACTACGGAGCTTAGCTACCAGTTCAGTACTTCGCTAGTGAAGTCTTCTGTGCTACCAGATAATCGGAGAGCAATAGATAATCGACACTTGCTACAGCATAATGATCGATACTGCTACTTAACTAACGACACATGCATAGTGATAACTGATAATGGCATGATGCATGATTAGCAAACGATGACTGTCATGCATGCGTACTGATCTAGAAGTTCCAGCCGGAGCCATCAAGCTGGCCTGGCCCCACGGCCATCTGGGCCGGCGCGCGGCCGACGGCGCCCTCCAGCTTCATCTCGTAGCCGGAGGACGGCCAGTACTGGAAGGCCCCTCCTCCCATGCCGAGCGGGGACACTCCGGACTGCAGGCCGCCAGAGAAGAAGGTCGGCAGCTGGAAGTTGTTGTTGTCCGGCGCCGTGCGGGCGCCCTGGAAGAAGGCCAGCGGCGGCTCGAAGGCGAGCGGAGCCGGGTCGTACTGCCCGATGCCGAGGAGGGTGGCATCCGTCTGGGCGTGGTTGGAGAAGCAGGGCACGAGCTCACGGCAGTTGGCCGCCGcgctgttgctgttgttgttggcgTGGGCGCCGTAGGAGCTGCTCTCGCCGTCGGCGGCAGCGGCGTGCGCCACGGCGAACAGCGAGCTGGTATCCTGGAGCTGGTTGCGCGGCGCGGACGAGGCGGAGGTGCCGCCACCGCAGCCCATGGAGACGGAGGTGGAGTCGGAGAAGCAGGAGGTGTCGCCGGCGCCGCTGCTCAGGCCGTAGCGGGACTTGCGTGGCGGGGGCACCGTGCCCGGCTTCACGAAGATCTTCGCGATCACCCACTCGTCCTGGATACATCAACATAGATTGTGTGAGCTGTTTGATGCTACTAGGTGCCATTAGTTTGTCATCACCATGTTGTTAGGCAGTTCTTTTGAGAAATCCATTTGTCTATTTACTCGTgagaaagaaaaaagaactttCTCAACTCATTTGCCTAAAGATCGAACTTCGTAGGTTTTTACATGACACAATCAGCTCACACTCGAGGAAAAACGTGATAACATACACTAGCTAGGCTTTGTCAGTTCTCACAGTAAATTGTAAGAAAGAGAGCACTATTTGATCCATGGAATGGATCTTCACAGTATCATATCCGTAAAAACGCAGTAAAAAAGCCTCAAATAAGGCATGCATTTACGCATCCGGAGGAATATAGTAGCTTGTGCATGCGCATGCAGGATGCAGTCGCAACAGGCATCGAAAAGATTCGTATCCCGCTGCAGCCAATCTTTCCCTGCACTTAAACCCCCAGCTTACCATATCCACGCATGTAATCTGCACTGCAGGAGGCACACGTACGCAGACTGCTGCTCTACTCTACTGGTAGCCATGACTTCACACTAGAAGAAGTATATACTCATTGCAATCTGCCCTAAAACCTCCCCGTGACTTACCCCATTGCATCATCGCCAGTAGTACTTCCACAGGTAAAAAGTAGTAAGAACTAGTCGGCATTGGTAAGGAAATCCAATATACTGCTACCAAATCAGTAAAAAAAAGAAGCAAGGCGAGCTAAAATGCAGGGCGAAGCTGAAGGAAGTAGAAGGGAAGTGGTAAGAACTGAGTTACCCTGGTGGTGTTGTTGGAGAAGAACTGGTAGGCGAAGGTGCCCTCGAGGCGGAACTCGTGCATGACCCACTGGGTCTTCTGCCCCTTGGGCGCGCGGCCCCGGTAGAAGACGAGCGTCTTCTTCATcccgacgagggcgccgctgcggGTGCTCCGGATCTCGCGGTCCTTGCCCGTGGCCTTCCAGTAGCCGGCCCCCGTGGCGCGGTTGGTGCGCAGGCCCGTCGGGTACTTGCGGTCGCGgaggctgtagaagtaccactccTTCTCCGCCGTGGCCCGGCACGCCTTGTCCTGCAGCTCCCACGGCTCGCACTTGTTGAGGTCGATCTCCGCGATGGCGCGCGCGCCGGAGAAGCCGTGGTCCAGCACCTTGCGGAGGAGGTAGTAGCTGATGAGCTCCTCGTCCGTCGGGTGGAACCGGAACCCCGGCGGCAGCTCGCCGGATccggctcctcctccgccgccgccgtccagcAGCATGCCCAGCGAGCCGTACCGCTCCATCCCGCCGCCGGCCGCGCCCTCCCTCGGTCGCGCTGATCTGCAGACAAACGTGTGCATACATACACCATTAATGCCGGAAGCTACACAAAGAACGAACTGATCTGAGAACTGGAGGATGGAGCCGCACGCGCAAGAGCCAAAGGAATGGAATGGAAGGATCAGTACTGGGATGAGTGTTACCTGTGGTGGTGAGGGATGTGATCGGAGCGCAAGTGGTGGAGTGGGCTCTGGGCTGTCTCGGCGATGGAAGAGCGGAGGGGCTTGTTTTATACTGCCGGTGGCCGCGTGGTTGGGGGAGGTGGGTGAGGCGGAGTAAATGGGGGATTCGACGAATCGGGGAGGGTGTCAGTGGCAGAGGCCGCCTGCGGAGGCGGGCCCCGGCGGGGCGCCGGTTGCTTCTTTGCGGGAGAAGCGCTGGTGGCGGAGCACTGTGGGAGAGATGGAGGTGAAGCTGAGATCAGATGAGACGACGAGGTGAGATGAGATGATCAGGGACAGGGAGATGCAGTTGCGAGCTCCATCGATTGCTTCCTGCGCTCCATCATATGCTCATGCGTCTCCCTCGGTCTCTCGGAGCTCGGCAGGCGCCTGATCTGCTTGTGCGCCGTGCTCCAAATTGGCACGAGGTGCCTAGATAGGGGAACGGATTCTCTGCGGTACACCTGCACCCTAAAATGCTAAACCCTAGTAAAACACTGAATTCTTTTTATTTGAAcatttactatatatatatatatataaggatAGCATGTCgcttcattaaaaaccttctattCCCGTTCGGTACATTGAAAGAAAAAAAGTGCGTCTGAAACCTGCTGCTCGACATCACAATAAAGTTACATCGTTCACGAGCTTGCTAAGAATGAACCTAGCGACACTTAGGACATTCCAGCGGGACAGCCCATCTGAGCCACGAAATGTATCTATTTTGGACCATTTTGGGTCGGCCTGTCAACAGAAAAAGGAACATGTCCATTCGTGGTATGTTTGGCTCGAGGGTGCACCTAACGGCATCACACAATTTTTCAATTAATATTGTTAATATTAAACATAATTTGACATACGGGGCGAAAACGGAAAAAGGACATAAATTATACTAAAACCCTAGAACTAGGGTTTGCGTtggcatcgtcatcaccatcgATCTTGATGAAGATCGGCGGCGACCATGGCTGGTAACGTAGGTGCCAGAGGCTAGTTCGTTGCATGTTGCGGCTGCATCGCAGTAGGTGCGTTGGAGCAGGAGCATGCGTAGGTGCAAGAGTCATCGGAGACATGGTAGGCCTCCCCAGCGCCAGCACGGAGTCCCACGGGGCCACAATGAGGATGTCCCATTTAGCCAAGTCCTCGTGCTCGGACTAGGCTATGGCGAGCCTGAGGGCTCTGTAGTCGTCCTGTTCGGGAGGCTACAGGAGCTCCTCCTTGACAGCTCTCACTCGTACGTGATGAACACGAGGTAGATGGTTGTGTCGTCGCGGGGATCCTTGCAAGGAACGTCGTCAACGCCCACAAGCGGCTCCTCGTCCACTCCGCCTTCATCCTTCTCACACTCGACATCGCCGCGAGTCGTATTCCCGCTCGGAAAATGTGCACCACTCCCTCGAGTTTGGGACATAGGCTGGGGCGCTGATATATGTAAAATTGTATCCATGAACTTTTGTATATCTAATATGATACTCTATGATATATAATGTGTGGAAAGTGGTAAGCATATGCACCTGGGGCCGAATTGAATTTACCTGATGTGTGAGGTTTTCCTAGTTGTTTTCTATTAATTTTTGGGGATTTGCAACAAAGTCTCCTAGCCAATCGAAGTTCGGAAACTTTTTCAAAGTTAGGTTCTTTCGAGAAAACTGTAACTTGAGGGGGTCTGGCAATTTTTGTATAGGAACCGATGATGCCGGTTCACCCACCGAAAAGTTCAAGCGATCCAAACGTGTTTTGGTTTGTGCCGAAAGGCTGAATAGAACATTGTTTCGCGCGGGTAGGAATTTTCTGGAGAGGAAACCAGCGGGGCAGCCAGGTTTCGGCCCAGTCTGTGAAACGGGCATGTGTTTCAATGGGCCAATTCATGCACCAGACCAAATCATCAAGGGAATCGGCTCTTCCAGTTTTACCGCTGGTTTGGATCACAAGAGTTTCCCAAATGGCTAGTTTTGCTCTTTGGACTATAAATAGCTCTTCTTCATCCTTGAGGAGGTAAGATCGACCATTTtatttgctctctctctctcatacttcaTTTTTTAACCTCAAAAGTTTTCTTCCTCTCCATCCCTCCTATGGTTCTCGCATCTTCTTGAGGGATTTTTAATAGGACATCTAGACCTATAATCTCCACCAATAATTTCCtcatctaagtgaggggaacttgggatctagatcttcagtcatttgttgatttttccccttgttcttcatctttagttcctccataccatttgttgctttggttggATTTGAGGGTGGAGGATTTTACCACCTTTGGTGTTCTTGTGTTTGCATCCTTTCATAACTGTTGATCTCTCCATTACGATTAGTTTGAGTGAGGGGTCGTgatcttgttactcttggagggttccTCCTAGTTTGCTTAGCGGTTGGTGCTCATGTGACCTCTTCGTGGACGAttctgaagaggcccgggcttctccttcgtgaaggttgtggagcttgccatctcgggAGTGGAGGACAAACTAGCCATAAGGGAAAGGCCTTTGTCCTTCATGGAATTGGctaggagaagaaggtgagccttcgtggcattaGGAGACCTTTGTGGTAGCCCGCATCTCTCCAACGTGACTTAACTCACTTAGTCTGACGGAACACGGGATTTGATCTTCGTCTCCACGTGCCTCaagtatctctatacccgagtttacttttcttgtgatagccatcgtcctTGAAGTATTTATGTCTTGGTATCACTTGTGTTACATATATCTTGTGACTATCTTGCTTAGCTTGAGTTGTTGTTGCAATTAGTTGAGCCTAACATATTTAGGTTTTGTTATTGTAAAATAAATTTAGTTTAATtatgcattcttacaagccaaatatgtaatcatttttaaacgtctattcaccccccccccccctctacgcGAAATCTCGTCCTTTCAGTTGCATCATCTCTACGATGTCATGCCCATATAAATGCTTATCAAAGACACAATATTACTTGCTATCACTTGTTTCTTTGTTATTAAGTGCCATATTCACTCCACTGTGATTAAAAGAGAGagatcaagtgaacccatgaaccccgatcCATTTTAAACCAAAAGATACATTTTATATATAATTTACTTACAATCTTAAACCTATAGACCGGAAACTTTTGTAACATCCTAGGTTTTCATACGATCAGGTGGTAGAAATAGAAAGGGATCTGCATTGAATCGCAAAACAGTGGAAATTTTCACGCTCAATTGCATAAAACCTAAGGAGGATCGAGGTTTATCTCTCATTACCATTCGCGTTTAGGTTGCGAGAGTGGGCCAAAGAAAGACCGTGGGACAAAGAAGCacgcaagggggggggggggcacgagGGCCAAAAGAGACCAGGTGGCGCGCGCCCCTGGATGGACACGCCACCTGGGCTTGTTTTGCCCTCGAGCATCGTCTCGGACCCCTTTATATAGACGCCTCTATTTCGCCCAAAAACCTAACATATTTTCCCGATATTTTTTGAGGCAGCATCGGAGGCGAAAGTCCTCTCATACTCTGGGAGAGGGCATATTCTGTTGCACCGGTGCCTTCGGTGAAGGGGAAATAGGCGCCATCGTCATCACCACTCCCCCTTGACGTAGggggaggcatctccatcaacaccatcatcaacaccatcatcaccaccatcaccatctacgagatcgacttcatcccctcatagtttgtgtttGATTGAACCTCGGCAGGCGTTCGATCTGGCAGCGCAtctctgaaaggatcgtatgccgcacctagagggggggtgaataggtgctaaccaatttttagttctttttcaatttaggcttgacacaaaggtaaattctctagatatgcaactaagtgaatttacctatatgacaaggcaaacaactaagcaagatatagctaagcaatacaagagatagaataggatagaggtaaccgagagtggagcacgcgatgacacggagatgattcccgtagttcccttcctttgcaagaaggtacgtctacgtttggaggagtgtggttgctatgaaagccaaaccaacagccacgaaggcttcactcagatctccggtgagcaacgcgacgaaggcctagcccacttccactaagggatttcctcgaggcggaaaccgggcctttacaaggttcttcgggcacacatccacaactgaattggaggctcccaaatctgtaacaatacaacaatcaacaacaacacatcaacacaaatcaactaaggaaccaaataggaacactagcatgagatccctcaaacaagagagggggaaatgaaaaacgcttcgatgaggatgtagatcggtgtcttctccttcgaatctccaaagatcaagagctttggttgggggaggaaggagatcttgcaaatcttgtgtttcttgaggtggctctaatggaggtgaggcttggcagatttcttgtgcaatgattgagcaagcatccaaggtagaagaagggggtatttatacccccccagaaatcgagccgttgcagcttccggggggccggatattccggcctaagtaagggccagataatccgccccccccccccccccccggataatccggcctcagggacaaaaccaggacaatgtccggccaaatgtccggccccataccagacttgtttttcttcaggtccttagccaaaatcgagggggccggatatttccgaaatgtcaggcccggatattccggccttgggacaaaaccgggacaatatccgggcaaatgtccggcccctatccagacttgtttttcttcaaatccttagccgaaaactgggggccggatatttccaaaatatccggcccggattatccggcctgatgaactttttgctgcttctttttgacagtactgaccacatccaacacacataaaaatgtatctatataatccctgtaccacttaaacaaacattagtgtatcacatacattgacatcaaacacacaaaacataatgtgagagatgttctttcaatctccccctttttggtgtttgatgacaatatacggatttgcaagagaatcactatagagacaagcatgaaggcaaaacatagaggcactccccctacatgtgtgcatataagtaatttgcatttgaatacaaatacacaacacataggagcgaggtgcctcaacacaagaggtatccaacatgagctctaacaagagacatagacaaatatgaagttgagataggatgcgagaaatcatacccatgtgtagatatataatacggagatatagcatcacacataatataatagccttgatctcaacaaatagaaatccgaaaaccataacaatgtctcacaccacatagcacatagttttaaactgAACACaagcaaaccaaatagttcaaataagagggaacacaagcaatagaagaatgataaacgcatatgcttgtgcccaaaccatgcaaatccccgagagtcctaatagaacacttctccccctttggcatcgagacgccaaaaaggggacaagcgcgatgctacacgtcccatgggaatcactcggaggcatcttcatcatcggactggtatgccgcttcctcatcttcatcttcagtgtcaggggcatccggagagcggcgagtgaggttggacctttgaaggcaatcatcaagatcactccacggaacctgtgcagaatgccatccactgtaacctgggtgagctggaggctgaggcgggggtccttgctcaccactgagcttgtgcagaataaccgcctgagtatgcttaatctcagaacgctctcggctggccgcatagttctccttatggatctcaatgttcatgcaaaggatgtgacgctgaaaccaactaagcctgcTCACTTgtttcctcatagccgggacgtcaggatggcgagcaggagcaaaaccactagaacgagcatcacccatgaaagagtcaggtgcaggtacagcagaagagactggcttaagcctgtaagccttcttgacattgtgcttcatcaaagggtacccgctcaagtcttcaccacccaaagccacagagttgttgatgagaagatggatgtagggtgcataaggtatggtggtccgggagaccatggcatcatggatctcatggaagatgaagtccatgacatcaagagtgtagttccgttcctcatcgacatcacgagcacacctaaagctgaggtgcataagatccacaagagttccccggagagcatcattattaccaccacttggacaAATGGTGGCCCaaaagaaccggagcaactgactgtagatgggaagcagccccttggcAGAACCAACTgttcccgctgaggtatagagatgaagcagtgcattcttatctgtcttctgtggtccatgaaggcgacgaccaccttctgcaggaactccaagaataccagcaaatcggcgcagagtggcactacagtgagtggagccagtcatccattccatagtgcggtcctcatctttcttgattgccaaagtggcaaagaattgcttcaccaactctgggctatagtcacattgaatcttcatgatatccttcaagcccatcctgccagctacccagattgcatcttcaaagtgattgttgactgccagaaggtccacatcgatagcttgcatgggtctcagattcttcatgggctcatagatgtccttgtagatgaactcctgctccatgcaccagtatctcctgccctctatctcttcatcccttgggaggtattcataccagttcttcatgcggatagcggaataagagatagggtccatggtcttgtagttttccctcacttccttgttcttccgccttgaagcgacggacttgcgaggtgcattgggtgcaaactcgtcacttGATCGATCATGCCTagggcgtctccgaccaccccgagaagcactacctgtgagaagcaaaggcggatagcaaagagaaggtaatgctcataagtcatgtaagatacagtaatatactctagaaacatactataagtcggtacaaatctagacatgatagattgaaacaaaattgcagcggcgatgaagctccaggccggataatccggtgtcccctgggggcggataatccggccaggccggataatccggtctgcgcgggggccggataatccggccctgcgaatcttgcagttcttccaatcaaaaacttgtctaagaccagatcggcctcatagcatgcaagaggagtatactacacatgatttggaacaactagacaccatctccaccaagaaaatagcacatacaaatcacaacatctagggttagagattgtgaatcatacccacatccattgtggaaaccgcttggaggagaaggtagctagggaggagaggcacccgatccacccaaaaactccgagagggagcggacggagcgtctccggcgaggaggaggagctccggcgaccttgaggggagagagaggagagagaggcgcgtggggggctggttctgaaccgtttgcccccgcggcc
It includes:
- the LOC127313801 gene encoding uncharacterized protein — its product is MHTFVCRSARPREGAAGGGMERYGSLGMLLDGGGGGGAGSGELPPGFRFHPTDEELISYYLLRKVLDHGFSGARAIAEIDLNKCEPWELQDKACRATAEKEWYFYSLRDRKYPTGLRTNRATGAGYWKATGKDREIRSTRSGALVGMKKTLVFYRGRAPKGQKTQWVMHEFRLEGTFAYQFFSNNTTRDEWVIAKIFVKPGTVPPPRKSRYGLSSGAGDTSCFSDSTSVSMGCGGGTSASSAPRNQLQDTSSLFAVAHAAAADGESSSYGAHANNNSNSAAANCRELVPCFSNHAQTDATLLGIGQYDPAPLAFEPPLAFFQGARTAPDNNNFQLPTFFSGGLQSGVSPLGMGGGAFQYWPSSGYEMKLEGAVGRAPAQMAVGPGQLDGSGWNF